A window of Bombus terrestris chromosome 4, iyBomTerr1.2, whole genome shotgun sequence genomic DNA:
TCTATTATATTGAAAGTATCAGTTTCTTATTTATCTTGCACCGATAGACGCGAGGCACATCCCACGCCTGATTACATATTCGATTAAATGTTTGCATCGTTGTTGGATCGCCCTAAATTATATGATAGCATAGAAAATGCAAAAGTAGTTGTGTACACAGCGAAATTATACCAACACAGTCGTAGTTTTCTTGTCTGACAGTATACATAGTTGCCATAATGTTAGTTCAGTTGGAAAACGCAACACCTCGGCTGGCCTCAAGGGAAATGTCGGAAAAAGGACCCAACATTGCTCGACTGTTGCTTTCACACGTTCGAATAATGTATATCCTTCTCGAATGCTTATGTAGCAGCCCCTTGGCCCATTAAAAATGTATCCCTGTCCACATAGTTACGATGTTGACTCATTTGCAGACATCGTTTACAAGAAAACCTTTTGCACCGTTGCCGTTTCCATGTAATCCGCATTCTTTCTTTCCTCGAGCCTGTCCTTCCTTAAATAATTTATGGGGTGGATTCGGTGGTGATATCACTTATTAGGGGTTCTGCTATACGTAAAAAATGTATATCACGTCGTAGCTCAAAATGTTCTTCATTCGTTATTATTTCGACCCTCCCTTAAGTGAATATCCCTCTTCAAAGCCATGCTTAGCCTTTTCCGGACTATAAATAAGACCTTTTTATTACTTCTTGCGTAAAAGGAGTCGAAGTTTTCATGTAGTTTTCATTATATCAGCTTCTTACTCTGGTTGAATGTCCATTccgttatttaaaaatgtaaatttgtttGAACGTTCATTGTAtgaatactttttataatattattttgataaaaattgtcAAAATATCCTACAAACTTATTCTAAAAATCGAActtattactacaaaatatcTATCAGTACAAAtcatattttgattttatttcatCGCAATGAACCAATAAACTCTCTCCATCAATTCACCATATGTATTGATACATGTTTcatatatctttcattttttaagcTATCCTCGCATAAAAGTCCAATAGGAGACGATAAAATTGAAGACGATATTAGAGTCCTACTGTTCTTTtcgaatttcgtatttttattataagttTTTAATAAAGCTTTAAATGTctcatatttgtataatattttttgctCGATTATACTCACAGAATACTGACAAAGTTAGTGTTAAAACCTAAGCGGATATAACCATTTTGCTGCTATTAAATAATATGGAGCCCATTTTGCGAAAAGcaggtaataaataaaaagaaaatttacaccgcaaattttgttttatcaaccATTTCTTCTATATACGATATAATGGatagtattattaattaaagtacTGAAGGTAAATGACTTCAGCACACCATAAGAGTTATTAATATCAATTCAATTAATTTGATGCttataatattgtttattattaattttatatttattgcttAAAAGCAAAGCTAAACGGGCGGGCGATCCATAACTTTATAATGTTTTATGGGCATTCTATCATTTCCATATAATAACATAATCAAAACGTTAGATTTAACAATCGTGTATCAAAAATATCTACGAATACAAAGATATATTCTTGTCGTTACTAGTAAATTGAGTTAAAATTTggttaattgaaatttaattttcagttCCGAATAACAAATGAAAGTCATGacgatttacataaatttttagCGAATTTAACTATAAACATACTTCAgtttagaataaaatatttagttctcataatattatcataaatacaGCCTACAGTATAAAAGTATTAACATTTAcactgtaaaatataataaatatatggtTTAATTCAAATCAACATACTTTCTACTTGAAGActacagaaaaaagaaacgtgaGGAGAAAGAAACCAGAACATTTTTGTTGACTTTCTGATTTTGTTATTTtgtgattaaaaaataatattctgatATGATATAGTTGAAGACAAAAACAACCTATTACATGCATATAAgctttttaaatgtaatttttagttTATAACAAAGTTTTGAAAAAAATGTACGACTATTGAGATAAACATATTTGAATATCttccatattttaatattttgacaAGCGATATCTGTAAAATTATGAAGTAGGTGAAACAATACACGTTTAGTtccaaaattaaatacaaaaacaATTTCGGTAATATAGGATTGACTGAGACAacgtatttaaattttgaaactacACTCTCGTAAAAAATATTCGGGTTCTTTTCCTGCAATCTTCTCGTTTATAAAGATAGTCAATATTATATGTACGTATTATTTAGCTTTCACGTATTTGTCTCAGTATTACCGAGCAAATGCGATTCAAGCTGTTTATTAAGAATTTTATCCGATTCTAGTTACGGTCGATGATCGGTACCGAGTGGATGAATCGCTTTAAATTCGCTGAGGAACTGAATGAGgataaacgtaaaatatatagtatataagagGTAGCCGTATGATCTTCGTGCTATAGACCCGGTAATGTTTAAGTAAATAATAGACGTTATTAACGAGCACAGAAGGAAAGCTAAACAACCAGGTGCCATATCGCTCATTCTCATGTTTGTACGATGATCTGGTTGTTTGCTGGCTGCCATTCCGTAAGTTAGTCCCAATCCCAAGAGTGTATTGAACATCGGTCCGCCAAAGCAAGCTGCATATCCCATTCGTGGAAATCCTTGTCTAGCTATGGCAACGTTCGATATGAGATCTATAAACAGATTTCAGTTAATATCTGGTCAATAGTTAACGTTCAAGTGAAATATTAGATGATTGGATCCACAACCAAGAGCTACACAGTTCGTGTAACTACTTTTTAAATATCCAACAGCTAGTGGGGTGCGTTATGGAGTttgcttcttttatttatactttattgAACGGTTTTTAATGGAAAGTAAAGACGATAAAAACATGCGATGGTGGAATGTAGTTTAAGCGTCATGAGGATAATATTTACACtggctacaaaaagtaattTGCAcactattgtatttattatagcatttacatactaataattaattaggttcaggtatattaaatttcacatCATTTAGCAGTACCTTCATATGactagaaaaatttgaaatgtaaAATGATAGAAAGAAAATACACAGTTTTTCGTCGCATGAGACGTgtcaatattaaaaagtatgtAGACAGTAAGCACAAAAGTCTATGACGCTTGACatcttaattttaaattcaagcATAAGTTCCAATAATTTGTAAGTGTAACTTTGTGAAGTGTGTAATTATACATGATTTACTTATATTAAGTTTCAAATAACCTCAAGGgttaacgtataatgtaattACGTGGTTTCAGTCGACCATGTCAAACAACAGGAAAGCTAGAGGCAATTCAACGCAcgaattattttacaataatattgTTCCACTCACCACCTACGCTGTTTCCCCACGCGAGCAACGTAATACCGAGCATGGCGTCCGATATACTGAAAGCGTATCCTACACATTGGAGGACTGCCATCACCTCCCCGGCTACCAAATAGACAGTCAGCATAGCAGCCAAGAATCCGAAAAATGCAAAAGCCTGCAATTAATTTGTCGCCGGCCGTTATGAGCAAGCAGTTGTACGAGAGCGCAGCGAATACGAAAGCTTGGCGCGAATGGCGAAAAGGTAGAAAAAGTACTCACGTTATGAAACTTTGGTACGCGATCCACGTGGGTCATTAGAAATACAATTACACCAATTACGGTACCGACCACCAGGAATATTGGCACCACTGAAACCGGGCCAAAATGTGTTTTCCAAACTACGGAACGAGGGTGAAAATGAGATGGCAGTTGTGATAGCTGACCGAAGATATTTTTAACTACTAATGAAAGCTAGAAAACTTCTTATTACTTCGGTAATTATCGTTTTCAACAACGCATGTGAGAAATTCTCGATTAAATTAATCTTAAGATCAAAACTCAAGTATGTATAAAACGTAAAGGATCTTTTATATAAGAGACTTCTTTTCTGGATCTAGAGTTCATTAAAATAAGTGTTTATTTGGTTGATAGTATACATCACACACGCTGTATGATTGTTACACGactatgtaatttttaataataatttatcttcCTGGATAGTcatatagaaaaaaaagaacaaaagatcAGTTGGAATGGGTACgtttatattacgtaatatattaatattaaaaaagtgGTGGAAAGAAGTGGAATCGGTGTATAAACATCTGTGACagtttgttttaatttcgaCTAAACTCTGGCAATTTGTATGTTACAAAAAAGGGCATGCTTACCTATATTTCACCACGTGAAAATTTTTCCGCGAAATCTCCAGCTTTTATTAGTGCTGGCAATTTATAACGGCGGCCGTAAAAGGCGCGACAATTAATACAACTAACCGTTTAATAGAAACAACGACAACGTCGGTGTCACACACAGCTGGAAGCAATTTAGCAACTTGGTCCAACCTCTCTTTACCGTAGTCATGTTCACAAGCGGAATAAATAATTGAAGAAGAAGCATGACAGGCGAACGtatgattaaaataaatttaacgagTCGATTTGCACTTGTCCAATCTTCTTCTCCTATCGGATTAATGTCATAGAGAAATTCCTTAAAAAGTCCCTTTGGCCTGTCAACGTCTTCTGCCACGATCTCTTCTGGCAGTGTTGTTCTGTTTTGCCTTTGTTCTTTTCCCAGCTCGACCGCAATTGCAATATCTGATACGTGGAAGATTTATTATTGTACGAAAGATCTGCAGAAAGGAATAAATGTCTTACTAATAAATAACAtctctataatataatattagttaTATTAAACAACATCTctctaataaaatgtaattttttaatgtgCGACTTGGTTTGCGTAAAATATAGCTATAAGAACTTGTTTCTGTAGGAACTATCGTACTAAAGATAAGAAAATCtttctatgatattttataatcCATTGGGACGTTTTCCGTGAGAAATGGTATATTGGTGTCTATTCTCCAAGGAGTGAAAGTCCAGAAATTGAACCTACCTTCCTTAATTTATTTGGCTTGACACGTAAGTTTCTACATTCTTTAATAATCCCTTAACggaaattaatatttccatagaaattatttgtataacatatatatagtatacagtGTATTAAATAAAcgatcaaaaaaaaaaagattaccTACGTGATATCGGATAAATTTGAGGTATAGTATAGATATACGTATACCAAAACAGCGTAAGAAAGAAAAGTTGACGAATTAGAATGCGATTCTAGAcgaatactatactatactatactctAACTTGATTGTTAAACATTTGTGAAAGGTCTATTTCAAAATTCATGAAAGCGTACTGTACGATTTTGATTTAATGAAAGTGAGAAAAGTGTATGATCAATTGGGGAAACAACATGCATACCCATCTTAGTTCGCAAGCTAACGGCACGACCCTTTACGGGAATCCTGGGAATGATGTCTTTGTCCTTGTTCGCCAAGTAAGTGCGCAGGATATCTGGATCGGGTACACTTGGGATCCTGCCTGCGAAAGTACATAAGGGAACCTTGCAGGGAAAGGATCGATAACTACACTTGCGTCGACATCCTTTTTTGTCTTCGCAAGTAGAAGTATTCATTTCGAAATGCTTTCAGCCTTTGCATAGGCTGACATTAGTCCGCGTAATGTTTTACTTCGGTTGCAAACCGAGCAAAGAACGTAACAAACAGTACATATCGTACATGTTAAACAGCATTCAAACACGATTCCTTCGTGTTTTGTTTCTCTGGTCGGtggaaattattctttttcttaaatCGTAGGTATTGTTTGAGAAAACAAAAGTACTTATTTTCCTCGTGTTTGTATTTAATGAGTTGAGAATTATAGAGTGATGTAAATCAGTCGATTGAGTGTTCTCATAAaactattatttttgtaaaattcatttcatattcattatattttttaagcCATTGGCAATCTATCGTGGCTGatattaaagttatattttattttattatgaaacaaCAGTAAAAGTTAtgcaaatattttgtacattttataacattatatttactAGGTACGAATATGAAATTCTAGTGCTTTGGGTTAGGTCTATTAAAATCTATTAAAACTCGCGGAATATCTTTCCACTCGTATTTTGAATACTGTTCTCGTCGTATGTTATTAAACTTCTCTCGAAACAATTTTCTCATTTGCATATAATGTAAACAAAATTATagctataaatgtaaaaatattcacgtTCTCGTCATTATCCGAGAACTATAGGCAACGGATTTATGAAATGTATTCAGACATCGCATTagctatagaaaatattaaaactttgTTTCCTTGTTTGCTTCTCTCACGAATCTATgctatttctaaaaaaaatatgtcgagaattaaTGACGTGAACAACCTGTATAGCTAGTATGTAAAGAAGATTTATATTGTTTGAGACGGAAAACAAGATGTGTATTAACAAGGAAAATACAGATGGCTGTGAAATCGagtaaatatttgtttcattattttttatcggAAAAATCTATCGTCAGCCACATTCGTTACTGTGCAACGTCGATATAGTCGACTGAAACTTTATCGAGGAGTTTCTCCTCCACTCGTTACAACGCGTAATTGTAATCGAACAATATCGTTTTCTTAATTAAGTCGGGTTTTCAAGCTGCTTTTGTTGTTTCCAGTTTATGTTTCCTTTCATATTCTCATTTTCgagaataacgttacacgtctgaATTACGTTTATATCTAGGGAAAGTTATTCGTTTGAATAGGGCTTGTCAAGGATTCAATATGAAACCCTTTGTTTCCCATGGAAATTCTGGGAAACCCCTTTCTTCCGGCCCGGATTTGGTCACACCACTGAATGATGCTTTATCAAGCGTTTCGGAAAGTTATGCAGCATTAAACGCACTTTTTAGCCTCTCCTCCCGGTTCTCGTATATCTGCATTATCACCACCAGGCTGATGAACAATAGGTAGCAAAGAACAAAGCCTGCAATTAAAATGTATCAGCATTAAAAAGCATTACCGTCGTTTGGTCATGCAGGTGCGCACAAAAGTCAGAGTAATTAATTGCCACAAAAGCGCAATGTGACACGGAAAAACTTGCGGCGCATTGTAAATCTCTCCTTAAATTAGGGAATGGTAAAAAGGACTTATTAGTTTTGCTTGTTTTTGCATCGCAGAGAGCCGGATGTTTTATTCGAGCCCATTATGCGTGAAATTATTCTGAGAAACTCACAACAATGGAACAGTTGGGCTAATAATTAGTAGCGTTGTTCTAATGatcaatattaataaatttatcgattGAAATTAACAATCGTGGAGCTTTCTGGAGATTATGTGTTAAGATGATGAATTGAATTAATCtcattggaaattttattttctttctttttcattcaaagctaaatttcaaataaataagtaattttttaaaaaagtcTGTTGTTCGTAcgaaaaggaaaatttaatttcttgccTGTTATCTAGAAAATGAACTAATATTTTACAACCGCTCTGCCGTTTTTTGTAACAGACGTATGTATTTTTtccataaattaaaagaaatattgaatattttcaataacaACTAACGCAGTAAtgaaatgtacatacatatatgtacgaaataaataaaaataatataaattttcgaGTGAGTTGTGCTTCTATGGGAAATATAATAAGTATCAttctttattaataatttctaataattagtAAATATTACAATACTGGCATGCATATTCCTCAATCTACTGCAATACTGATCATTTCAGCATTAAGTACTTCAATATATTAACTAGATACGAATCGAGAATAAGTACCGACTTCAATTGTTGGAtcattgaaatgaaattttgacgaaatatttgtaaattttttatcaaCTTTTTTAGTCTTTTAAAGTTTGAGAGGCTTACGAATCGCAGCAGAAATTCGCGGGGGTTAAATTGTGAGGAAGCCGGGACGATGGCAGAAGGATCGTGGCTTTGCTTAATTAAATTCATTCCAGAGTTATCGTTATTGCCAAATTAAACTGCATACGTATGGCTCACCCACAGATAAATTTTTCCGTTTCTGAGCATGAGCATGAAGCATGGCATATTTGATCGCCACCCCGTTTTTACCCCCTTTATATCTCTTTTACACTTCGTCCAGATAATTTCATGCAGATCTAGAGGGCGTACTATTATTTTTTGCTCCTCAATCCTTTTTCAAGGAATAGcgaaaaacgaataaataaacgGAGATATATGAAATTCATGCACATAAGATACTCAGTAATCTccaaataattctattattataattccaagtcttataaaataatgataacGAATGAtgaaaacttttatttttaaagtaatttagaaaaactaaaataaaactaaataaaaagaacaatATTTCTTCTGAATAGTTGAACGAATATTTTACTTGTTAAATACGGGATGTCAAAGAAAAGAGCTTAAAAGCATTGggaaaaattaaaggaaatcGTCATATAGAGGAAAAAGATCACAGTAAACATGgatcaaaaaagaagaaaatgttttCGATGTTATAGACAATAGAAATATCGTTCCGTTTGAAATCCTTCccgattttttattttcaattccgTGAACCCTTTGTTGAATTTCAAAAATGTTCCACTAAAAAAGGCGAAAAATGTAACATATCGTGTTTTTCTGGTCTGCAATTAAAATGTAACGatttatttcgattaaattttatgaaactaAATTTCCAGAAAAGATCGAAAATTACAGGAGCGACCAAACGCATTGATTTTAACTCAGTTACCAAAGCCCCTTCTAAAACAGGCTTCGTAACGTAACATGCAACGTTCCAAAGAACTCTCTAGAGTTTCCTCAAAGTTCCACGCTTTCTCGGAACATTCGACTCGAGAGGTTCCTCCATGTGAAAGTTGAGGGGATTGCGAATCCAGCGTTCGAGTCGGGTAACAAAGATAACGGAATAAAAGGCGCGATTTGATTCTCGTAAAGGTTCGATATTGAGAGAGGTGTACGTACTGATAGCTTCCCAAAGGTGAACCGTGCCATCTTTTATGACGTAGCTGATCCAGCATACCGTAACGATGTAAAAGCATGCGTCTCTCATCAAGGGTTTCAACAGGACTCGAAAGGGCTTGACTACCGCAACAGAGCCGGCGATAATCGCCGTCACGAAGACACCGGCGCCGATTAATTCCGTGAACATTATTATCCCTTCGTCGGTACCCGATACGAGGGACGTGAAGATGTCAGGAGCACCGTTTCCGAATGCCAATATCGTCACCCCGGCTATATTGTCCGACAGCTGCAAAACACTGGCTATCACCGCCAGTGACGGGCAGAAGCTACACAGAcagaggaaatgaaaaaatggtGGGACAATCGTAGGATGTTTGGTGTTGAGAATGGGCAACATGGTTCGGACAAACATCGTCTCCTGTTAATCGGATTTACATTATAGGTGTTACATCCAATATGGTATGGTAACAAATCAGTTTAGATGAAATCTATCTCTGTAGGATGTCCCAGATCTTTTATGCAAAATTGGGTTATACTCTACAagtaaaagtaagaaaaagcGTGCAACACAGGATCGTGTGGTCTTTCGGTCGATATAACGATTAAACGAGCATTAACTTTAATGACGAACAGTTCAAATAAAATTGACTCTTTGATCCTCAAGATCGTTAAATACCACGGCACTAAACTTCCTCTTGCGAGAAACTTTCAAAGAGAAAGATTTTACCAAAAATTAATAGACATcggaaattaatataaaaaattcgtaATACTTATTTAAAAATGAGGAAACatcgatagaaaatttataatgtaataagttcgatttttcataaatatcagCTCTGTAACTATAAGAATAACTGTAAGAATAAATTACGCTTCGAAGcggaattaatataaatatcggTAATTTGTTTCCATTCATTTCGTTTCACCGAATATAAGATTGgtctattgttatttttatgaaagtaACAAACCTTTTAGAAgctatttaattacaaattccCTTACAATTTTCATTCCAAGAAGGAAAACCTAATTAAAACTGTCAGTGCAGTTTATTCAATTAACCATCATTTTCTGTGCTTTTCTTCCAAAAAATTCCCAATACCTATGAAAGTTTCTCCCAATATTTCCTAACTTTTAATTTGCCTCCCGCGGCCAAATCGATATCATGTACATATCGTAAAAGCGTGTGTCGAAATATACACAGTGATCGTATTAAAAGGTGAAACGTGACAAGAACTAGAGAAGAAGAACggtaatgattaatttacgacgATCGCAATTGCTTTGGTTCGATATTTAATTTGGGAACGTGGAGCAACAAATTACTCACGTTATCTCATTTCTGCCTATTTTATTCCCATGTACATAGATATGTGCGTTTTTCTTTATCGTGAatcgaatttcgatataacCGCATTTCTAAGTACACTCCGTACGGCACGTTAAATGAATTAGGTTTCATCCGATACGCGTTTAGCTGTAAGCGTTGAAGGAGGagcaaagaagagaagaaagcaaTGGAGGACGTGTTATACGACAAAAAAGTTGGCGAGCAAATTCGTAATTAATTCCTTTCCTTTGTCACGTCCGGCAGAAAGGTCCTTCACGTAGAAAGAGATATTggatttaattgttttaataaatttcacagGAAAGATTATCCTTCAATAACGATCTTGTCATGTCATTTtatcataattaaaaattaattctattaaatGTTTTTCAAAGATAAAAGGACAAACTCTAGCCATTTAATACCAATACGACACGCAAACGTATTTTATGTCAAAAGTATCTATATTGAGTCATATTCTTCAGCTTTACTTATGTATCATCTGTCTTCCATACGTGTTAATACAA
This region includes:
- the LOC105665703 gene encoding mitochondrial sodium/calcium exchanger protein is translated as MVSEYHLVCPRYVELNLNNRYITHKTFSHYRMMNFCTFKYDDCSYVWNIPTEDRCRWVKETKDCFTDSVIQYTEILFCSFGSENTFLFAIGLVIMVIWLLYLFLILGTTADTFFHFLCLCSFCPSLAVIASVLQLSDNIAGVTILAFGNGAPDIFTSLVSGTDEGIIMFTELIGAGVFVTAIIAGSVAVVKPFRVLLKPLMRDACFYIVTVCWISYVIKDGTVHLWEAISFVLCYLLFISLVVIMQIYENREERLKSRIPSVPDPDILRTYLANKDKDIIPRIPVKGRAVSLRTKMDIAIAVELGKEQRQNRTTLPEEIVAEDVDRPKGLFKEFLYDINPIGEEDWTSANRLVKFILIIRSPVMLLLQLFIPLVNMTTVKRGWTKLLNCFQLCVTPTLSLFLLNVWKTHFGPVSVVPIFLVVGTVIGVIVFLMTHVDRVPKFHNAFAFFGFLAAMLTVYLVAGEVMAVLQCVGYAFSISDAMLGITLLAWGNSVGDLISNVAIARQGFPRMGYAACFGGPMFNTLLGLGLTYGMAASKQPDHRTNMRMSDMAPGCLAFLLCSLITSIIYLNITGSIARRSYGYLLYTIYFTFILIQFLSEFKAIHPLGTDHRP